A genomic window from Silene latifolia isolate original U9 population chromosome 11, ASM4854445v1, whole genome shotgun sequence includes:
- the LOC141613317 gene encoding uncharacterized protein LOC141613317 → MVTVSTNCSSTSDVCTQEHASITETVNDEDDSQMVDAIVGDTNDMDISTNPEEDILLLTNCPDQLLVNDVPLVNDVPDSPEVVATSEIHGVPHCSEEIKPFVGMKFENLEQGLDFYKAYAKACGFSPRLDSSKIIQGVTTHKSCVCNKEGNRQHGGQKRRRAITRVGCPAKIKFKRLPAG, encoded by the exons atggtaacagtctcaaccaattgttcttcaacttcaG ATGTTTGTACTCAAGAACATGCCTCAATAACTGAAACCGTAAATGATGAAGATGATTCCCAAATGGTAGATG CTATAGTTGGTGATACTAATGACATGGATATTTCAACAAATCCAGAAGAAGATATATTATTGCTTACTAATTGTCCAGATCAATTATTAGTGAATGATGTGCCATTAGTGAATGATGTGCCAG ATAGCCCGGAAGTTGTTGCTACTAGTGAGATTCACGGAGTGCCTCATTGTTCAGAAGAGATTAAACCATTTGTTGGAATGAAATTTGAGAATTTGGAGCAAGGGTTGGATTTCTACAAAGCATATGCCAAAGCTTGTGGCTTTAGTCCGAGATTGGATTCAAGTAAAATCATTCAAGGAGTTACTACACATAAGAGCTGTGTGTGTAACAAAGAAGGTAATAGGCAGCATGGTGGGCAAAAAAGGAGGAGGGCAATAACAAGAGTTGGGTGTCCTGCCAAGATTAAGTTTAAGAGACTTCCTGCTGGTTAG